Proteins from a genomic interval of Pseudodesulfovibrio nedwellii:
- a CDS encoding RnfABCDGE type electron transport complex subunit D, with the protein MKQLNPFALTVSVPPHRHRGITVQGRMVNILLAMIPAAAMAMTSYGMTAFRVMALSVATAILTEAVCTMFMDQKPQVRDFHAFTVGLCFAFLLPASAPWWLVTIGSAASIILGKMMFGGLGGSPFCAPLIGWAVCRISWPGFMDIDATMLNVDLTYPLAQLKNFGLDAVMITDSRALFLGKQLGGLGATQIAGVVTGALFLVIRKHISTIIPVGVIGGVLITAGLFNMADPTIYATPTLHLLTGSTLFGAFFLATDGPSSPNRQIPMLLFGIITGVMIVIIRVYGIYPDGVPFAILLANLLTPVLERIRPRPFGKR; encoded by the coding sequence ATGAAACAACTCAATCCATTCGCATTGACCGTCTCGGTCCCGCCCCATCGACATCGTGGCATCACTGTTCAGGGAAGGATGGTTAATATTCTTCTGGCTATGATACCAGCGGCTGCTATGGCCATGACTTCATACGGCATGACAGCTTTCCGCGTCATGGCGCTTTCTGTGGCAACAGCTATCCTCACAGAAGCTGTGTGCACCATGTTCATGGATCAAAAACCCCAAGTGCGCGATTTCCACGCTTTCACCGTCGGGCTTTGCTTCGCATTTCTTTTACCGGCATCTGCCCCTTGGTGGCTTGTCACCATAGGAAGTGCCGCATCCATTATACTGGGTAAAATGATGTTTGGCGGGCTCGGTGGCAGTCCATTCTGCGCACCACTCATCGGATGGGCGGTATGTCGGATATCCTGGCCCGGGTTCATGGATATTGACGCAACTATGCTCAATGTTGATCTCACATATCCCTTGGCCCAACTCAAAAACTTCGGCCTTGATGCCGTCATGATTACCGACTCCCGTGCGTTATTCCTCGGAAAACAACTCGGTGGACTGGGAGCAACCCAAATCGCTGGCGTTGTAACCGGCGCGTTGTTTCTCGTCATTCGTAAACATATATCCACCATCATTCCGGTCGGTGTCATCGGAGGAGTCCTTATTACTGCGGGTCTCTTCAACATGGCTGACCCCACGATTTATGCCACGCCAACTCTCCATCTGTTGACTGGTTCCACGCTATTCGGCGCCTTTTTCCTGGCGACCGACGGCCCGTCATCACCTAACAGACAAATCCCCATGCTTCTCTTCGGAATAATTACCGGGGTCATGATTGTCATCATCCGAGTCTATGGCATCTATCCTGACGGAGTGCCTTTTGCCATCCTGCTTGCCAACCTGCTCACGCCGGTCTTGGAACGTATTCGCCCCAGACCTTTCGGAAAGAGGTAA
- a CDS encoding 4Fe-4S dicluster domain-containing protein, which produces MNKHDTPRAISQAEITLKRHCYLVTCGQAVKRGERIATTSISGLGDIHAPVAGTIDHVDPYRIRITADGDETVEPISFNGIAGQELLKALIELGADITAASDIQTLIINGVDEEQGLTARSTLLSTASGTLELGIQALLSIYAPPATYLAAINGSDLLESTRYTKISEQYPAGLDPMVALTVTGKENPDNTLVVGLETVFHIGRIMETGLPVMETMITVDKTSQIFLLGTPVGEIINITGDNIEDRDRIVLGGVLRGSAAASPMQGVTRDTTAITLVKNSAPVAQDSPCVGCGECIRHCPARLDPAMITSYAEFGMYDKAADESVDACFECGLCGFFCIAQRPMLQYIRLAKNELERAKSVAGKEK; this is translated from the coding sequence ATGAATAAGCACGATACACCTCGAGCCATCTCGCAGGCTGAAATAACGCTAAAAAGGCACTGTTATCTGGTTACATGTGGTCAAGCTGTCAAACGCGGTGAACGAATTGCCACAACCTCAATCTCTGGCCTTGGAGATATCCATGCTCCAGTGGCTGGAACTATCGACCATGTCGACCCCTACCGAATTCGTATAACCGCTGATGGCGATGAAACAGTCGAACCAATTTCGTTCAATGGTATTGCCGGGCAAGAGCTTCTTAAAGCACTCATTGAACTTGGGGCTGACATCACAGCAGCTTCGGATATCCAAACATTGATCATAAACGGCGTGGATGAAGAACAAGGGCTCACGGCTCGCTCAACACTTTTGTCTACGGCCAGTGGAACTCTTGAATTGGGGATACAGGCTCTTCTTTCCATATATGCACCACCCGCAACATATTTGGCAGCAATCAATGGATCGGACCTGCTGGAAAGCACACGATACACTAAAATTTCAGAACAGTACCCTGCCGGATTGGACCCCATGGTTGCATTGACCGTAACCGGCAAAGAAAATCCGGACAACACGCTCGTTGTGGGCCTGGAAACAGTCTTTCACATCGGAAGAATCATGGAAACGGGCCTGCCCGTCATGGAAACCATGATCACAGTAGATAAAACGAGTCAGATCTTTCTCCTCGGAACTCCTGTCGGAGAAATCATCAATATAACTGGTGACAATATCGAAGACCGAGATCGTATCGTACTCGGTGGTGTTCTTCGCGGGTCAGCCGCTGCCAGCCCCATGCAGGGGGTGACTCGCGACACCACCGCCATCACTTTAGTCAAAAATTCCGCCCCCGTTGCACAGGATTCCCCTTGTGTTGGTTGCGGTGAATGCATTCGTCACTGCCCAGCCAGACTCGATCCAGCCATGATCACCAGCTACGCGGAATTCGGCATGTACGACAAAGCAGCCGATGAATCTGTGGATGCCTGCTTTGAATGTGGATTGTGCGGCTTCTTCTGTATCGCACAACGCCCCATGCTTCAGTATATCCGGCTCGCAAAAAACGAACTTGAACGAGCCAAAAGTGTGGCTGGAAAGGAGAAATAG
- a CDS encoding cytochrome c3 family protein → MRSNSKILPVILAAILLLAASAIGYIKTSEKAQMPARILFQNNGGKVIFSHLVHHRDYQINCIQCHHEKGTDVMTVEDNKALDCGSCHPNEFNDEYINNHMDSFPNESYCVRCHHTEYEAIIFDHEEHKDYADDCYDCHHGKEIEPEPQKCANCHKGDDSGDLLSMRLAGHQSCTNCHEDMFDKGLSSCKSCHVQVDMTQYEGDFTSCNKCHESETRELVLPRMNAFHDQCMSCHEENEVGPYGPDNCNQCHITR, encoded by the coding sequence ATGCGTTCAAATTCAAAGATACTTCCGGTCATTCTTGCAGCTATTTTACTCTTGGCAGCGTCCGCAATCGGATACATCAAAACGAGTGAGAAAGCACAGATGCCAGCACGGATTCTGTTCCAGAACAATGGCGGAAAAGTCATCTTTTCCCACCTCGTCCATCATCGTGACTACCAGATCAACTGTATTCAATGTCACCACGAAAAAGGCACTGACGTAATGACGGTTGAGGATAACAAAGCGCTTGACTGTGGTTCATGTCATCCCAACGAATTTAATGATGAATATATTAATAACCACATGGATTCATTCCCTAATGAATCATACTGCGTTCGCTGTCATCACACTGAATATGAAGCAATAATTTTCGATCATGAAGAACACAAAGACTATGCAGACGATTGCTATGATTGCCATCACGGCAAAGAAATCGAACCCGAGCCGCAAAAATGTGCCAACTGCCACAAAGGTGATGACTCTGGTGATCTGTTGAGCATGCGTCTGGCTGGACACCAAAGCTGTACGAACTGTCATGAAGACATGTTTGATAAAGGCCTCTCAAGCTGCAAATCCTGCCATGTTCAAGTGGATATGACCCAATACGAGGGCGACTTCACCTCCTGTAACAAATGCCATGAATCCGAAACACGGGAACTCGTTCTTCCACGCATGAATGCATTTCACGACCAATGCATGTCCTGCCACGAAGAAAATGAGGTCGGCCCATATGGACCTGACAACTGTAACCAATGCCACATCACTAGGTAG